One Malania oleifera isolate guangnan ecotype guangnan chromosome 9, ASM2987363v1, whole genome shotgun sequence DNA segment encodes these proteins:
- the LOC131164908 gene encoding protein FLX-like 3, whose product MAGRHRLPRDAFDNRRGFPPEGPFVRGPPVMPRRPPHPALLEEELDVQHAEIRRLLGENRRLVEDRMALQRELGGAKEELHRMNIAIGDMRAEQEVRSRELIEKGLKLEADLRATEPLKNEAMQFRAEVQKLNTIRQDLAGQIQSLTQDLTRLKADNQQIPVLRAEIDGLHQEMMRARNAIDYEKKVNMELVEQRQALEKNLVSMAREVEKLRAELASTDSRPWGVGGPYGMKFGSPDGGFSSSYGDGYGAHLGGADKGPMYGPNSASWGGLEKSRMTRR is encoded by the exons ATGGCTGGGAGACATCGTCTGCCTCGTGATGCTTTTGATAACCGACGTGGATTCCCCCCTGAGGGGCCTTTTGTTCGTGGCCCCCCAGTAATGCCTCGGAGACCTCCTCATCCTGCTTTGCTGGAGGAAGAACTTGATGTGCAGCATGCTGAAATTCGAAGGCTTTTGGGGGAAAATAGGAGGCTAGTTGAAGATCGAATGGCTCTGCAGCGAGAGCTAGGTGGTGCAAAGGAAGAGCTTCATCGCATGAATATTGCCATTGGTGATATGCGTGCAGAACAAGAAGTGCGTTCGAGAGAACTTATTGAGAAAGGATTGAAGCTGGAAGCTGATCTTCGGGCTACTGAACCTTTGAAAAATGAGGCCATGCAATTCCGTGCTGAAGTTCAGAAGCTGAATACCATTAGGCAGGATCTTGCTGGGCAAATTCAGAGCCTTACACAAGACCTCACAAGGTTGAAAGCTGATAATCAGCAGATTCCTGTTTTAAGGGCAGAGATTGATGGACTACACCAGGAGATGATGCGTGCGAG AAATGCCATTGATTATGAAAAGAAGGTGAACATGGAGTTGGTGGAACAGAGACAGGCGCTGGAGAAGAATTTGGTTTCCATGGCACGTGAAGTTGAAAAGCTACGTGCAGAACTTGCAAGCACCGATAGTAGGCCGTGGGGTGTTG GTGGACCATACGGGATGAAATTTGGCAGTCCGGATGGAGGATTTTCTTCATCTTATGGAGATGGATATGGAGCTCATCTG GGTGGTGCTGACAAGGGACCTATGTATGGCCCAAATTCTGCTTCCTGGGGAGGGCTTGAGAAGTCTCGTATGACTCGCCGTTGA